Proteins from a single region of Hordeum vulgare subsp. vulgare chromosome 6H, MorexV3_pseudomolecules_assembly, whole genome shotgun sequence:
- the LOC123401196 gene encoding GATA transcription factor 6-like, with translation MASGRFMEEMMREHEQSLLEASCGGLFDHIEDLLDFPKEDSPEDVLLLDAPVPDSPLAARVLAGVPPPPPASLEQQHAASLMAPPPPPAGDHSAAFLGALGDTHIGTCDELDMDMAQLEWLSGLFDDTSIPHEPAFACAAPIIRASALSANAGVVLPDKMEDALFRSSSPTSVLEDGANNVNVNMNNNSGGSSASSTSSSASSSSESFSGSGRPWSVPLSPRPEPPVLVIPARARSKRSRASAFPTAIRAAVPAPEATILVPTPMFSSTSSYSEEPECIAESNSQPKKKKKAKRPTPPVTSDAEGDADYEEGGGAALPAGEVRRCTHCQIEKTPQWRAGPLGPKTLCNACGVRYKSGRLFPEYRPAASPTFVPAIHSNSHKKVVEMRQKVEPKGDDLLQFIRRRD, from the exons ATGGCGAGCGGGCGGTTCATGGAGGAGATGATGAGGGAGCACGAGCAGAGCCTGCTGGAGGCATCGTGCGGCGGGCTGTTCGACCACATCGAGGACCTGCTCGACTTCCCCAAGGAGGACTCGCCCGAGGACGTGCTGCTCCTCGACGCGCCCGTGCCCGACAGCCCCCTCGCCGCGCGCGTCCTCGCCGGagtccccccgccgccgccggcctcgctGGAGCAGCAGCACGCGGCGTCTCTcatggcgccgccgccgccccccgcgGGCGACCACTCCGCCGCCTTCCTCGGCGCCCTCGGAGACACCCACATTGGCACG TGTGACGAGCTGGACATGGACATGGCGCAGCTCGAGTGGCTGTCGGGCCTGTTCGACGACACCTCCATCCCGCACGAGCCGGCGTTCGCGTGCGCCGCGCCCATCATCAGGGCCTCCGCGCTCTCGGCCAACGCCGGCGTCGTGCTGCCCGACAAGATGGAGGACGCGCTCTTCCGCAGCTCCAGCCCCACCTCCGTGCTCGAGGACGGCGCCAACAATGTTAACgttaacatgaacaacaacagcgGTGGATCCTCGGCGTCGTCCACGTCGTCATCGGCGTCGTCCTCCTCGGAGTCCTTCTCCGGGAGCGGCCGCCCATGGTCAGTGCCGCTGTCGCCGCGCCCGGAGCCTCCGGTGCTCGTCATCCCGGCGCGTGcgcgcagcaagcggtcccgcgcCTCTGCGTTCCCCACTGCCATCCGCGCCGCTGTTCCCGCGCCCGAGGCCACCATCCTCGTGCCAACGCCCatgttctcctccacctcctcctactcGGAGGAGCCTGAGTGCATTGCTGAGTCCAACTCGcagcccaagaagaagaagaaggccaagAGGCCGACCCCTCCAGTCACCTCTGACGCTGAGGGCGACGCGGACTACGAGGAAGGCGGTGGCGCCGCGCTCCCGGCCGGCGAGGTGCGGAGGTGCACGCATTGCCAGATCGAGAAGACGCCGCAGTGGCGTGCGGGGCCTCTGGGGCCCAAGACGCTCTGCAACGCCTGTGGCGTGCGCTACAAGTCCGGCCGCCTCTTTCCGGAGTACCGCCCGGCGGCCAGCCCCACCTTCGTGCCAGCCATCCATTCCAACTCCCACAAGAAGGTGGTGGAGATGCGCCAGAAGGTTGAACCCAAGGGCGACGACCTCCTGCAGTTTATCCGCCGCCGGGATTGA